One window of Salegentibacter sp. Hel_I_6 genomic DNA carries:
- the fbaA gene encoding class II fructose-bisphosphate aldolase — MSHNIKPGVATGKEVQEIFNYAKKKGFALPAVNVISSSSMNAVMETAAELNSPVIIQFSNGGGQFNAGKGLSNDNEKAAIAGSIAGARHIHELAEAYGAVVILHTDHCAKKLLPWIDGLLDASEKHFEQFGKPLYSSHMIDLSEEPLEENIATCKKYLERMSKMGMTLEIELGVTGGEEDGVDNTDIDSSKLYTQPEEVAYAYEELSKVSDQFTIAAAFGNVHGVYKPGNVKLTPVILKNSQEHITKKYGVEENHIDFVFHGGSGSTVEEIREGISYGVIKMNIDTDLQYAYLEGIRDYMGEKKDYLAAQIGNPEGDGVPNKKYYDPRKWLREGELTFKARLKKAFEDLNNVNTL; from the coding sequence ATGAGTCACAACATTAAACCAGGCGTAGCCACAGGAAAAGAAGTACAGGAAATATTTAATTATGCCAAGAAAAAAGGCTTTGCCCTTCCAGCTGTAAACGTAATAAGTTCCAGCAGCATGAATGCAGTAATGGAAACTGCAGCAGAACTAAATTCACCCGTTATTATTCAATTCTCAAATGGAGGTGGCCAGTTTAACGCTGGAAAAGGACTTTCAAACGATAATGAAAAAGCAGCGATCGCTGGATCTATTGCAGGTGCAAGACATATTCACGAACTTGCTGAAGCTTACGGTGCAGTAGTAATTTTACATACAGACCACTGTGCGAAAAAATTATTACCCTGGATAGATGGTTTACTGGATGCCAGTGAAAAACATTTCGAGCAATTTGGAAAACCACTATACAGCTCGCATATGATAGATCTTTCAGAAGAGCCTCTTGAGGAAAACATTGCAACCTGCAAGAAGTATCTTGAAAGAATGAGTAAAATGGGAATGACACTTGAAATTGAACTTGGTGTTACAGGTGGTGAAGAAGACGGTGTTGATAATACTGATATCGACTCTTCAAAATTATATACTCAACCAGAAGAAGTGGCCTATGCTTATGAAGAATTAAGCAAAGTAAGCGACCAGTTTACTATCGCTGCCGCTTTTGGAAATGTACACGGAGTTTATAAGCCAGGTAACGTAAAACTTACCCCGGTAATTCTTAAGAATTCTCAAGAACACATTACTAAAAAATACGGTGTAGAAGAAAATCATATTGACTTTGTATTTCATGGAGGTAGTGGTTCTACGGTTGAAGAAATTCGCGAAGGAATTAGCTACGGAGTAATTAAAATGAATATTGATACCGATCTTCAATACGCTTACCTTGAAGGTATTCGTGATTATATGGGAGAAAAGAAAGATTATCTTGCTGCTCAAATTGGTAATCCTGAAGGTGATGGCGTACCAAATAAAAAATATTACGACCCAAGAAAATGGTTGCGTGAAGGTGAATTAACTTTTAAAGCCCGACTTAAAAAGGCATTTGAAGACCTTAACAACGTAAACACTTTATAG
- the accD gene encoding acetyl-CoA carboxylase, carboxyltransferase subunit beta, which yields MAWFKRTQKGIQTPTEHKKDVPKGLWYKSPTGKIVDAEQLESNFYVSPEDGYHVRIGSKEYFKILFDDNEFKELDKDMTSKDPLNFKDTKKYTDRLNAAQEKTELKDAVRTAVGKSKGKDLVIACMDFRFIGGSMGSVVGEKIARAADYALKNQIPLMVISKSGGARMQEAALSLMQLAKTSVRLAQLAEARIPYISLATDPTTGGTTASFAMLGDINISEPGALIGFAGPRVVKDTTGKDLPKDFQTSEFLKEKGFLDFITKRSELKNKVNLYLDLIQNQPVRA from the coding sequence ATGGCTTGGTTTAAAAGAACACAAAAAGGAATTCAAACACCCACGGAACATAAAAAAGATGTTCCTAAAGGGCTTTGGTATAAATCCCCAACCGGCAAGATTGTAGATGCTGAACAATTAGAAAGCAATTTTTATGTAAGCCCTGAAGATGGTTATCACGTAAGAATTGGCAGTAAAGAATATTTCAAGATCCTTTTTGACGATAATGAATTCAAGGAACTGGATAAAGACATGACTTCCAAAGATCCTTTGAATTTCAAGGACACAAAAAAGTACACCGATCGTTTAAATGCAGCCCAGGAAAAAACAGAACTTAAAGATGCGGTTCGCACCGCTGTTGGAAAGTCTAAAGGAAAAGATCTGGTAATTGCATGTATGGATTTTAGGTTTATTGGAGGTTCTATGGGATCTGTAGTAGGCGAGAAAATTGCACGTGCAGCAGATTATGCACTAAAAAATCAAATTCCACTAATGGTTATTTCCAAATCTGGTGGAGCTAGAATGCAGGAAGCAGCCTTATCCTTAATGCAATTAGCTAAAACCTCGGTTAGACTGGCACAACTTGCAGAAGCAAGAATTCCTTATATCTCTTTAGCAACAGATCCTACAACTGGAGGAACTACGGCTTCTTTTGCAATGCTTGGCGATATTAATATTTCAGAACCAGGAGCTTTAATTGGTTTTGCAGGACCAAGAGTAGTAAAAGATACTACCGGAAAAGACCTGCCAAAAGACTTTCAAACTTCAGAATTTCTTAAAGAAAAAGGGTTTTTAGATTTTATAACTAAAAGATCTGAACTTAAAAATAAAGTGAACCTGTATTTGGATCTTATTCAGAATCAACCAGTAAGGGCTTAA
- the rpsO gene encoding 30S ribosomal protein S15, with product MYLAKERKEEIFEKHGKSKTDTGSAEGQIALFTYRISHLSDHLKKNRKDYNSERSLVMLVGKRRSLLDYLMKKDIMRYRAIVKELGLRK from the coding sequence ATGTATTTAGCCAAAGAAAGAAAAGAAGAAATTTTTGAGAAGCACGGAAAAAGTAAAACCGACACCGGTTCTGCTGAAGGACAAATTGCTTTGTTCACTTACCGAATCTCTCACCTTTCAGATCACTTAAAAAAGAATCGTAAAGACTACAACTCAGAGCGTTCTTTGGTAATGTTGGTTGGTAAAAGAAGGAGCTTGCTTGATTACTTAATGAAGAAAGATATTATGAGATATCGTGCGATCGTTAAAGAGTTAGGATTAAGAAAATAA